One stretch of Nocardioides perillae DNA includes these proteins:
- a CDS encoding tyrosine-protein phosphatase, which yields MLPSPSDTVPSPPELPELGSVDNLRDVAGSGEGYPTRDGGRVRRGVFYRANLLRPDDDDLALLTGLGLRVVHDLRRADEVAAHPDRELPGAEWRHVDVLGVAADDALGFTTPEESRRMMEAVYRDFVHRPSVRDALARVLRDLASDPLPQLFHCTAGKDRTGWVAVLLLHLAGVEEPTIRADYLLSNERTAASRARYERMIVEGLGEQMLPVLEPVLVVTDDYLDLALGEVAATYSDLDGYLRDGLGLPDDVLDALRERLVAA from the coding sequence GTGCTGCCCAGCCCGTCCGACACCGTCCCCTCCCCGCCCGAGCTGCCCGAGCTCGGCTCGGTCGACAACCTGCGCGACGTGGCCGGCTCCGGTGAGGGCTACCCCACCCGCGACGGCGGCCGCGTGCGCCGCGGGGTGTTCTACCGCGCCAACCTGCTGCGGCCCGACGACGACGACCTCGCGCTGCTGACCGGTCTCGGGTTGCGCGTCGTGCACGACCTGCGCCGCGCCGACGAGGTCGCAGCGCACCCCGACCGCGAGCTGCCCGGCGCCGAGTGGCGCCACGTCGACGTGCTCGGCGTGGCGGCCGACGACGCGCTCGGCTTCACCACGCCGGAGGAGTCGCGGCGGATGATGGAGGCCGTCTACCGCGACTTCGTGCACCGGCCCTCGGTGCGCGATGCGCTCGCGCGGGTGCTGCGCGACCTGGCGAGCGACCCGCTGCCGCAGCTCTTCCACTGCACCGCCGGCAAGGACCGCACGGGGTGGGTGGCGGTGCTGCTGCTCCACCTCGCCGGGGTCGAGGAGCCGACGATCCGGGCCGACTACCTGCTGTCGAACGAGCGCACCGCCGCCAGCCGGGCCCGCTACGAGCGGATGATCGTCGAGGGCCTCGGCGAGCAGATGCTGCCGGTGCTCGAGCCGGTGCTCGTGGTCACCGACGACTACCTCGACCTCGCGCTGGGCGAGGTCGCGGCGACGTACAGCGACCTCGACGGCTACCTCCGCGACGGCCTCGGCCTGCCCGACGACGTGCTCGACGCCCTGCGCGAGCGCCTCGTCGCCGCCTGA
- a CDS encoding protein-L-isoaspartate O-methyltransferase family protein yields MLSTDLPSTSGSGLADPVADAFAATPRCDFLPPEQQRRAGDDRPLDIGHGQTCSQPRTVEVMLRLLDVHPGHQVLDVGSGSGWTTALLAHLVGPDGLVHAVEREPALAQRAAADVAALGRWWVSVTTAVPGVLGLPDEAPYDRVLVSADGGRLPHELVDQLADDGVLVAPVAGVLTRVRRHGRGLLRSEHGHYRFVALR; encoded by the coding sequence ATGCTCAGCACCGACCTGCCGTCGACCTCCGGGTCGGGCCTCGCCGACCCGGTCGCGGACGCGTTCGCTGCCACGCCTCGCTGCGACTTCCTGCCGCCGGAGCAGCAGCGACGGGCCGGCGACGACCGCCCTCTCGACATCGGCCACGGCCAGACCTGCAGCCAGCCGCGCACGGTCGAGGTGATGCTCCGCCTGCTCGACGTGCACCCCGGCCACCAGGTGCTCGACGTCGGCAGCGGCTCGGGGTGGACCACCGCGCTGCTGGCGCACCTCGTCGGGCCCGACGGGCTCGTGCACGCCGTCGAGCGCGAGCCCGCGCTGGCCCAGCGCGCGGCCGCGGACGTCGCGGCACTCGGCCGGTGGTGGGTCTCGGTGACCACGGCGGTGCCGGGTGTGCTCGGCCTGCCCGACGAGGCGCCCTACGACCGGGTCCTGGTCTCCGCCGACGGCGGCCGCCTGCCCCACGAGCTCGTCGACCAGCTCGCGGACGACGGTGTGCTGGTCGCTCCCGTCGCCGGTGTGCTCACCCGCGTGCGGCGCCACGGCCGGGGGTTGCTGCGCAGCGAGCACGGGCACTACCGCTTCGTGGCCCTGCGCTGA
- a CDS encoding SpoIIE family protein phosphatase, with protein MTDDVPSLDLAELLVAAEDVSPASAVTAAADHLRARLDAEGVCYWIADAAGRRLLSAPGRDRLPITGSAAGTAWLEQRLVDDERDWWVPVTVRGDAHGVLQVTFPDGGDLTEDRGRIAALLEGVGHALGYLLVANQLHTDAYEEARRSEPFALSMEVQRRLLPQAWVCEGGSFTLAGWLEPSSKAGGDTFDYIASHDRLTVTLTDAVGHDVEAALLATLAVNALRGARRAGGDVTAQGHAVHEAFARHASPEQYATGLLLELPLDSTSAPEHGTARDGRVAARVVNAGHPPMRLMRGGEVRSVELPADLPFGLDLPGVAHRFAAHEVELQPGDRLVLLTDGMYEGSADDFDLDAALLKAADLHPRTAVQEVAHAFRDHVGDPDDDATMLVLDWHGGTTRRQTSGGADH; from the coding sequence GTGACTGACGACGTCCCCTCGCTCGACCTCGCCGAGCTGCTCGTCGCCGCCGAGGACGTGTCGCCTGCCTCGGCGGTGACGGCCGCGGCCGACCACCTGCGCGCCCGGCTCGACGCCGAGGGGGTCTGCTACTGGATCGCGGACGCGGCGGGCCGGCGGCTCCTCTCGGCGCCGGGACGCGACCGCCTCCCGATCACGGGCAGCGCCGCCGGCACGGCTTGGCTCGAGCAGCGCCTGGTCGACGACGAGCGTGACTGGTGGGTGCCCGTGACCGTGCGCGGTGACGCCCACGGCGTCCTGCAGGTGACCTTCCCCGACGGTGGTGACCTGACCGAGGACCGTGGCCGTATCGCGGCGCTCCTCGAAGGGGTCGGTCACGCCCTCGGCTACCTCCTCGTCGCCAACCAGCTGCACACCGACGCCTACGAGGAGGCGCGCCGCTCGGAGCCGTTCGCCCTGTCGATGGAGGTGCAGCGCCGCCTCCTGCCGCAGGCGTGGGTCTGCGAGGGGGGCTCCTTCACCCTCGCCGGGTGGCTCGAGCCGAGCTCGAAGGCGGGCGGCGACACCTTCGACTACATCGCCTCCCACGACCGCCTGACCGTCACGTTGACCGACGCGGTCGGCCACGACGTGGAGGCCGCCCTGCTCGCGACCCTCGCCGTCAACGCGCTGCGCGGGGCGCGGCGGGCCGGCGGTGACGTGACGGCCCAGGGCCACGCGGTGCACGAGGCGTTCGCCCGCCACGCCTCACCCGAGCAGTACGCCACCGGTCTCCTCCTCGAGCTCCCGCTCGACTCCACCTCCGCACCCGAGCACGGGACCGCCCGCGACGGTCGGGTCGCTGCCCGGGTCGTCAACGCCGGCCACCCCCCGATGCGGCTGATGCGCGGCGGCGAGGTGCGCTCCGTGGAGCTGCCCGCCGACCTCCCCTTCGGTCTCGACCTGCCGGGGGTCGCCCACCGTTTCGCGGCGCACGAGGTCGAGCTGCAGCCCGGCGACCGGTTGGTGCTGCTGACCGACGGGATGTACGAGGGGTCGGCCGACGACTTCGACCTCGACGCCGCGCTGCTCAAGGCCGCCGACCTCCACCCACGCACAGCGGTGCAGGAGGTGGCCCACGCCTTCCGTGACCACGTGGGTGACCCCGACGACGACGCCACGATGCTCGTGCTCGACTGGCACGGCGGCACGACGCGCCGCCAGACCTCGGGCGGCGCCGACCACTGA